The following is a genomic window from Bacteroidia bacterium.
TTTTTTGTAAAGATACGAAATATATGCGTCATAACATATCTAACCTAACATTAGTATAGGTATGAATGGTGTAACCCACATTATTTTATACTCAAAAATGAAAAATATTTTGCAATTCTGGCTGGTAATATTTTTTTTGCAAAAACGTTTGCTAATATTGTTGCCTCGAATCAGATGCTGAGAAAACCCTTATCAATACTTTTGCTGCTGGTAGCTGTTTTTGATATAACGGGGATTTTTTTGATATTTAAATTTGAGCAAGTTCGTCTTAGAAAAATCATTAAGGAACAAATAGAAGCCGGTGTACCTAAAAATAAACTGCACTTTTTTAGCTTTTCTGAAGAAGAGTACAAACAAATAGATTGGATAAGGCAAGACAAGGAATTTCGTTTAGGAAACCAGATGTTTGATATTGTCCATGTTGAAAAAACGAACAATTCTATCCAGTTATATTGCATCAATGATGTTGAAGAAACAGCTCTTTTCGCTCGCTTAGATCCAATAGTTCGGCAGAAGATGGCGCAAGAATCAACAACCCCGAACAGCCCGCTTAGTAATGCCGTCAAAATATTAAAATTAGTATATCTTGTAGAAAAAAACGACTTTTTGCTACCTTATCATTCCCCTCAAATTAGACATAATTTTCCCGAAATAATTGTTTTTTATAATTCACCACACATTGAAACGCTAACTCCCCCTCCCATTTTTGGTTAATTTTTTAGCTTTATAAACCTATTTAACTCTTGTTATGCAAGAGAGATTGTAATCTTTTATTAAAAAATTAAACCAAAAATGAAAAAAAATATTTTGCTTATTATAAGCGTGGTTTGTTCATTGGCAGCCTTTGCACAGACCGGTCAACTCAAAGGTAAAGTAGTTGACGAATTTGAGAAGACTCCTTTAGCAGGAGTTGATATTTCTATTGATAACTCTCAAGGAGTTGTAACGGATAAGAATGGGGAATTTACCATAAACTGTACCGGGTCAGTTTCTTTGAAAATAACGCTTACCGGTTACAAAACCGTAGAGGAAACTTTTAAATGCGGCGGAGAAAATATCGAAATTGCCATGACATCAGATGCCCAGGAATTGGAAACCGTAGAAATTACAGCTACTTCTAATCCCAATAAATCACAACTGGAAGTTCCAAGCTCCATTGTGAAGATGGATAAGATTGCGTTGAAAAGAGCTACTGGGCTTTTTCTCGATGATGCCATCAATACCAACGTTCCGGGTGTTACGATGCAACGCAGAACACTTTCTGCCGGCCAGCAAATAACTATTCGCGGATACAGTAACGGAATCGGTGTACGCGGAATAAACAGCAACTTTGACGGACAAGGCATTAAAATGTACCTCAACGGAATCCCTATCACCGATGCAGAAGGCATTACGGTAATGGATGATATTGACTACGGCTCCGTTTCTAATACTGAAATATTAAAAGGTCCCGCAGGTAGCCTCTATGGATTGGCTATCGCAGGCGTAGTTAATATGAGAACAGAGCAAGCTCCCAAAAACAAAACCGCTGTTAGTCAAGATGTTTTAGCCGGAAGCTATGGCTTACTCAGAACCACCACCCGTTTAAGTATTGGAGGGGAACGCTCCTCTTTACTCGTAAACTATGGCCACCAACAATATGACGGTTTTATGCCCCACACAAAATCCAAAAAAGACTTTGTGAATATGATCGGAGACTTCCGCCTGAACGATAAGCAAAGTATCACAACTTACTTGGGTTATGCAAATAGCTATGACGAAAGAAACGGTGAATTAACGAAGGAACAGTATGACACATTGGATTATTCCGGTAACCCGCGCTATGTCAAAAATGATGCTCATTCCGGCGTTAAATCATTTAGAGCCGGTATCGGGCACACTTATCGCTTCAGCAAAAAAATATCGAATACAACTACACTCTTTGGCTCTTCTCAAAACATCAACCAAAGTTCAGCCGGAGGCTGGACAGATAAGTTACCGATAAACTATGGCCTACGATCTGTGTTTGAAAAGAAATTTGAACTATCTGAAAAAATCACTTTATCCGGAATTACAGGTATTGAAGCCCAAAAAATGAATGCTTCAACGATGGGCTATGGTATGGGAACAGATAGCACCAATATCGGTGGCTATAATACTATCACAAGTGCTACAAGCAATCAGGCCACAACAAACTCTACGTATTCCTATTTTACCCAATGGACGGTAACTTTACCTATGAGTTTTAGTGTTACTGCTGGCGTAGGCGTAAGCAACATGAATATTCGTCTGGAAGACCGTTTATGGGGGCTAAGCAATAACAAACCCGGAAATATCAAATCAAAAGTTTATGAAGCCAGCTATAACGGATTAGTTTCCCCGACTTTTTCCATCAATAAAAAAATCAGTACTGTTGCCTCTGCATATTTTTCCTATTCTACTGGTTACAAAGCTCCGGTGAGCGGAAATGTTTTAATCTCAACCACAGGGCAAGTAAATACCGATCTAAAACCGGAAAAAGGCACTCAAATTGAATTAGGTACAAAAGGCAGTTTCTTCAATAACAAACTGTTTTATACAGTAGCTATTTTTAATACAACGTTTCAAAACAAGTTTACAACTGTAGCCGTACCGAACCCACAAAATACTGCTACATTATATACTTACATCGTAAACGGCGGCCGCTCAAATAATAACGGACTTGAATTACTCTTGAGCTATAAAGCCATAGAATCCAATACCGGTTTCCTTAAATCTTTACAGCCATTTGCTAATTTCACGTATTCTGACTTTAAGTATGGAGATTATCGGTATCAAAAAATTGCCAGTAATAATCCTGTAACAGAAGATTATTCCGGAAATGCAGTAGCCGGTGTAGCTCCCATAGTATTCAACGTAGGTGTTGATGCAGATACAAAAATCGGCCTGTTTGGAAATATTTATTACAATTATCGCAGCAGTATGCCCTATACGTCTGACGGTTTAAACAAAACCAATCCTTATGGCCTGCTTAACGCAAAATTAGGATTCCGTAAAAACATAAAGCACTTTGATATAGATATTTATGCCGGAGCAAATAACATAACCGGTGTGCAATACTACAACATGGTGTTTGTAAATCAACTACCAGATGCCTATATCCCCGCACCTAGAAATATTAACTTCTTTGGCGGTTTAAATCTCAGATACACTTTTTAACCCAACCTCAAAGCCTGCTTCTAAGTAGAAGCAGGCTTTTTTATCTTTAAAACTACTAAGATATGAAAAACAATATTTTGCTACTGCTGTTTGCTTTTGCAGCTCTAAGTTGTGATAGATTTAGTAATAAAAACGAAAAAGAGGAAAATCAGCAACGAATTGTCTGTATTTCAAAACAATATTCGGAGATTATCTTTGGTTTAGGGGCCCAAAAAGACATTGTTGCAGTAGATTTGTCAAGTACATATCCGCCGGAGATAAAAAAACTACCCACAATTGGCTACCATCGTGCATTGAGTTCGGAAACAATTTTGGCAATGAAACCAACTTGCATCTTACATGATAACAACATTGGGCCGGAGCACGTTGTGAAGCAATTAGAAGAGCTGAAAATCCCGATGAAAGTATTTGGAAAATACCAATCTACAATCGAAGGAACAGATTCTCTGATTCGGGAAATGGGAAGCTATTTTAAAAAAGAAGTAGAAGCCGACTCGCTATGCAAAAAAATGAATAGCGAAATGCAGACCGCTTTGCAAAAAACAACGAACTACAAAAAGAAACCCAAAGTCTTAATTATTCACTTTGGACGTGCCTCTAATGTCTATTTAGTGATGACCCAAAAAAGTACCGCTGCTAAGATGCTGGAATGGGCTGGCGGAGAAATGGCCGTCAAAGACGAAAAAGGAATGAAACAATTATCACCGGAAATAGTCGCTGCCGCAGACCCGGACATCATTTTACTGACTGACTTTGGCTACGACAAGCTCCAAGAAAATAACGAAATAGAAAAACTACCCGGAATTTCAGCTACCAAAGCATATAAAAATAAACACATATTCAGAATCGAAGAGCATGATCTCGTGTATTTAGGTCCCAGAACAGGGGAAAATGTTTTGTTAATCCAAAAACTCATTCATCCGGATGAAAACCCCTAAGCCGGCACTTCTTGGGCTTGTGCTGTTCATTCTGCTGCTGCTTACCACCCTTATTTCTGTAAGATTTGGTGCTGTAAACATTTCCAACCAAGAAATCAGCGATGCTCTTGTCAATATTTTCAGCGGAAAAACGTTATTAGACTTGAATCATCGGATTTTTTTATACATCCGCTTACCTCGGGTTTTTATGGGAATATTGGTAGGAGCTACGTTGGGCGTTGGAGGCGTTTTGATGCAGGCATTGTTTCGGAATCCCATCGTTGAGCCGGGCTTAGTTGGCACCTCAAGTGGAGCAGCCTTTGGAGCAGCCTTATATTTCGTTTTAGGGGCAAGTTTTAAAATTCACTTAGGTGAATGGACACTTCCCCTTGCAGCTTGTATCGGTGGCATCATCTCTACTGCAATGGTCTTTTACTTATCCCAATCAAAACAAAGCGGAAAAAACTCTGTAATTTCCTTATTACTAACCGGTATGGCAATAAATGCTTTGTTTCTCAGCGGCGTTGGGTTTCTATCATACATAGCCCGCGACCCACAAGCCAGATCTATTACTTTTTGGAACTTAGGAACTTTATCCGGCTCGTATTGGGAGGGCTTATTTTTCGTAGCTATCGTTACCATATCCGGCTTGCTATTAAGTTTGAGATACGCTAAGAAATTAAATGCTTTGATGCTGGGTGAAGAAGAAGCACAACTGCTGGGGGTAAATATCAAACAATTAAAAATGCAGGTATTACTCATAAACGTGATTATGGTAGCCGTTTCTACGGCATTTGTGGGGGTTATTGGCTTTGTTGGCTTGATTACGCCGCATTTACTGCGAATGATAAGCGGGTCTGATAATCGGATTTTGATTTGGACGGGTGCTTTGTTGGGGGCTATTGTCTTAACAGCTTCGGATATTACTGCGCGTCTTTTGCTAAGCCCCGCTGAACTCCCCATCGGAATAGTAACCTCTGTGATTGGCGCACCCATCTTTATTGCCCTCTTGCAAAAAACAAACTATTCCTTTTGATATGGTTACATTAGAAAATCTTTCCTATCAAATTAAGGACAAAAAAATCCTCCATGATATTTCATGCAGTTTTGAAAGCGGTGAAATACATTTGATATTAGGCCCTAACGGCGCCGGAAAATCAACTTTGGTTAAACTGATAAGCAGCGAACTAAAGCCTACTACGGGAAAAATTTATATCCAAAATCAGCCTATCCAAAAATTTTCACTTAAAGAATTAGCTACTTTTCGAGCCGTTCTTTCTCAAAATATTGAACTTAGTTTTCCGCTAAGTGTATTTGAAGTGGTACTTATGGGGCGTTATCCACACTTTGAAGGAAAACCAAGCCATACAGATCTCAATATTTGTGAACACACAATGCAATTATTTGATGTATTCACACTAAAAGACAGAAACTACCTTACCCTAAGCGGAGGCGAAAAACAGCGGGTTCAATTTGCGCGGGTATTTGCCCAAATCTGGAAATCCGTAGAAAATAAACCCAGATTATTGCTATTAGATGAACCACTAACCTTTTTAGATGTCTTTTATCAGTATGATTTGATGGATAAACTGAAAGAATTTGTGGCTCAAAATCCAGATATTACGGTAATTGGCGTTATACATGACCTCAATATTGCCGCAAAATTTTCCAACAAAGTGCTGCTACTAAAGAATCAAGAAATTACCGATTATGGATGCCCAAAGGATATTTTAACAGAAAAAAATATTTTAAAAGTGTTTAATATCGTAGTAAAAAACCATTTTGAAGTACTTTAAATCTTAATTAACTAACAGAATATCCATATAAATTGCTTATTACAAGTCAAATATGATTTTTTTAAAATGGATAATAATTTAGAGGTTCAATTTTAATTTCATTTGGAAGATAATATTGTTTTATGTAATTTTGCGGCACTTTAGAGAGATGGCAGAGTGGTCGATTGCGGCGGTCTTGAAAACCGTTGGGTGTTAAAGCCCCGGGGGTTCGAATCCCTCTCTCTCTACTCAACATTAAACCTATTGATTATTAATTTAATTACTTGATAATCAATATTCTGTGTATTTCAGTATTTGTTTTGGTATTTGTTTTGTTTGAAAACCTGAATACATACAATCCGATAGGGAAATTTTCCGTAGAGATAGCTTCCCCATTAGAAACGGCAAAAGGCTCTTTGACTTTCATTCCCTGCGAATTAAAGATTTCAACTAAGACCGGTTTGTTTGATCCTGTGGTTATCCAAACTTGATTAGTAGCTGGATTTGGGAATATTTTTATCTGATTATCAGTTAGTTCTATTGGTTTTTGAGTTGTGATAGATTTATTGGTTTTGAGAAAATGCACACCGCCTCGGCGGGTTCCAACGATGTAACCCATAGAATCTACACCCATTTGAGTAGCAGCAGGGCTTGATTCCGTGCCAAAATCTATCCCGTCTAATGTACCCAAACTTGGAAACGAATCCGTTGAAGTTAAGTAGATGTTATCATAAAGATAAACCTTTCCGTCCAATGACCCTACCAGAAGTTCGGGTGAATTATCTGAATCTAAATTAACTACGTAAGGTTTGGCATTTCCAACAAAAGAAAAGTAATATTCCTTCATTTGGATTTTTCCGTAACTATCTGTTAAGAGTTGAAAGTTAGGGGTTTGCGGCGTTCCTATATTTTCATAACAAAATATTTTTCCGTTTGATGCTCCTACAAGCAAGTCTAAGTCGCCATCAGAGTCTATGTCATACAAAGCTGGAGCGGCATTTTTGATAACATTGATATTTTGGTAGTTTTGGGCTGTTAAGGTAAATTTTGCAGTATCTCCGGGGGTTGTATTGTTTTGGTAATACCAAATTTTTCCATTGTTAAAACCGATGAGCAGGTCTTCATCTTGATCGCCGTCTAAATCCCCAAATGCAGGATGAATTTGCTGAAAAACGGTAGTAAGCGGGTCGTTCATCAAACCCAGATAATCAGTTGTTTTAAGTTGATAAATTGGGTTTTCATTTGTGCCGATGTTGATATACAAACTTAATCCTGAAGCTACATCTTGGCCATTTTGAAATTTTCCTCTATTGCCGATAATGAGATCTTTTTTTCCATCTTGGTTCCAGTCAAAAAAAGTAGGAATTGCATTTGTACCTACATCTATCATCGTATTTTGCAGCCAATCTTGCCACTGCAAACGAAAATCTGGTTGTTGGATACTTCCAAAGTTTTTATACATCCAAAGACTTTGCACATCCTGAGAACCTACGGTTTGGTAGGGTGAAGCGAGCAAGTCCGGTATATAATCTCCGGTAACGTCTTGATAAAAATAAGCCGGAAATGATACTACATAGATTGGGAAGTTGTAGTCTGGAAACATAGAATCTTGGTGGATAAAGTGGGCAATTGTTTGGGAGCCACCGTTGAATAATGCGATGGCATTTGCCGGGCCGTTATCAGAAACAATTATATCGGCAAGTGAATCTGCGTTGAGGCTCAGGGCAAGGATAGCACCGCCGCTGTGTTGTACTTTTTCGGATGGTTTTTTTTCACCGGGGTTGCAAGGCGGGTTGTTTAGTATCGCTTGATACGTCCCGTTTCCATAATTGTAATATTCATAAAAATGCCCAAAACAACTTGAGCGCAATGACAAAATAATGGTATCACAACGCCCAAACTGCTCCTGTGCAATATTTTTATGGTACTCTATTTGGCTGCCCAAAATATCATAGGTCAGTAAATCAATATCTCCGTCTGAGTCAATGTCATACCAAGCCGGCACATCTTCTACGGAGATGTATAGCGGGCTTACTCCGGAAACCCCTCCATAGTTTGTTAGTACAGTATCTTGCCAAAGGGCAAAACTAAGTTGGCCATTTGCAGAAGTATTTTTTAAAATAATGATGTTAGAATTTATGTTCGCGATGAGGTCTTTTTTTCCATCACAGTTTAAATCTTCAAATTGAATTCGTTGGATAAATGTATCTGGAAAGGCATTTTTGAATTGAGGCGCAAATTGATATTTTGGGAATCCGGGTGTGCCGATGTTCAGAAAAGGTGCTATAAAGTTATCGCTTCTGTCAAAGATCACGAGGTCAGGCTTGCCGTCAAAGTTGAGTTCTAAGGAGTAGGTCATGGGATTGTTTAGCCCGCCTGCCCACGCATTTGCTAAGGTGTCTATTCCATGGATTACCGGAACGGATCTACGGAAGGCTGTGTTTTGGGAAAAAGCTGTTTGGGTTAGGAATAGCCCTAAGATGAATGTTAGGGACTGGGTTATTTTGGCCATCTGAACTTATCTTTGAGTTTATTTTCGGCTTCTCGTTTTAGTCTTTCGGCTTCTTCTTTGGCGCGTTGTTCGGCTTCTTTTTTAGCGCGGTCTGCTTCTGCGCGGGCTTTATTTTCGGCCTCTTTACGGATTCGGTCTGCTTCTGCGCGAGCTTTATCTTCGGCCTCTTTACGAATCCGTTCTGCCTCTTGCTTAGCGCGTTCCGTTTGCTCGTTCACTTGATTTTTAATTTCATTGGTTACTTGTTCTTTTACAGTATTAGCCGCCGAATTACCGACAGCACCTCCTGTGATGGTTGGGTTTTTGATCGTTCCCCCAAGAAATAAATCGAATTTGAGCCGCTGCGGTGCGTTTATGTTTTGGCCGGTAAATTTAGTTATGGCAGAAACCGCTGCTGCCCCAACAGCACCGGTAGGAACGTCCATCTTCAAAACATACTTTATGGATTGGTCTAATGCGGTGTAGCCGGCAACATTCATCTGATAATCAGAAAATTTAATATCCATCGGCTCTAAGTTTAGTTTTCCGTCTGCTATGGTGAATTTAGCGCGGGTATTTCCAATATTTATTGTAGAAAAGTGGGAGATTTTGGTATAATCCTGCATTTTGTTCAATACCGGAAAATCTGAGAGTATGGCATCTATGGTTTCAACGAGGCCGGAGGCCGAAAGCGTACCTAAATCAGGCATCATATCTTGGCGTAGCAGGGTAGAAAAATGTAGGTTAGCGTTAAACTTCCCGGCGATATTTTGTGCTATCGGAACAAAACGCTGCATCGTATAAAAAGCATCATAAGTTTCCTTAAAACTAAGTTGGGATAATGTCAATCCAAAATCTATGGTAGGTTTGGCAATATCCTTGGTGGAGTAAGTACCATTGGCTACCATTCTGCCTCCCAGCACGTTAAATCCGGCATCCACAAGACGAACGGTTTTGTCTTTTATCAAAACACCGGACTTAAACTCGTTGATTTTCAAATTGTCATATAAAATCTGGTCAATATTGGCTTGTAATAAAAAGTCAATATTAGCTGGAATATCAACTACCGTCAGGGATGAAACCGAGTCTGCGGAGGAGTTTTCCGGCACTTCTTGGGAGCTTATCCATTCATTAGCATCAAATTTACGGGAGTTTAGGGTTAAATTTCCTTTTATGGGTGCGTCAGAGAGTACATACGCGATGTAGTTGGAAATTGCACCATTCAACGCGATGTCTGATTTTCCTACTGTTCCTTGATAGCTTGAAAGTGCAATATCTTTGGGGCTAAATTTAAGGTCAGCACTTTGAATCGTAATTCCTTGCGGTAATGCTGTTGATTTATAGGAAAAATCACTGATTTGCAGCGTGCCCGAGGTTGGCAGTTGGTCATATTTTCCAGAAGTAGCCGCAGACTGTTTTCCTTGTGATTGAATATCAGCAATTAAAATACCTTTCATCTGAGTGCCTTCGAGTGGATAGACTTTGATAAGTTTTTCTAAATCTAACTTTCCTTTCAGGAAAAGTTCATAATTGATGTCTTCCATATTGGATGCAATTAGCTTTCCATCAATAGGTTGCTTATCGAGTTCGGCATGAAAGTTAGTTAGGTCAATGCGCATATCTTTGAGTTGGCCGGTTGGGTTATCGGCGGTCATGCTTAGGTTTAGGTTTTCGATAGCCATCGGGAAATCTGCTGATTGATAGAATCCATTTTCTAAGCTGATTTTAGCTTTTACTTGCGGATATTGGTTTGGGGAATAAGTACCTTTTGCTTCAACATCTGCAAACAGAGTTCCTTTCATAACGGTTTTTTCTAATGGAATTACTTTGCTTAGGGTCGCTAAGTCTGCATTAGCTTTTAAGGTAGCGTCTAAGTTAATGGTTTTCATTCCCGTAGAGTTTAATTTTAAATCAATGGGATTTTTTCCGATTTCTGCATGAAATTGCGGGATTTTCAATTCAAGTGCTTCAATGTTTCCATTGGGTAGATTTACCGAGGCGGTTACATTAACTTTGCTGACCGGCTCCGGTAACTCAGGATATTTAAAGAAGCCGTTTTCTATCCCTAATTTTGCCGCAATAGTAGGTAAGGTATTTTTGTTGTAAATTCCTTTTGCAGAGGCAGTTAATTCAAATTTTCCTTCGGTTTTCAGGTCTTTGAATGATTCTGTATAGATTCCCGGAACCAAAGAAAGCACGCTTTGAAACTCGGTTTTGAGGGCTTTCAGAGATATGTCTAAGGCAATATCTTCGCCGGGCATAGCAATATTTCCTTGTAAGCCAATCTTTAAATCATTGATTTCAAAGAAATTATCTTTAAAGCTATATTGGTTTTTGTTAAGGTCTATTCCCAAATTAACGTCTGCCTTAAAGGCTACTTGGTTCAGGTAGCGAGTGCCGTCAAACTCCACAAGGAGTTTTTGGATGTCTGTTTTGGTAGATAAGTCAAAGAGGCTCTCTGTAAAATCTCCGGATCCGCGATGATTTAAGTTGGTTAGCTGTGCGTTTAGAGGCATTGTTTCATCCCAATAGCGGATATTTAGATCGGCCAAAGCATACGCTGCTAATTTTAGCTTAAATGTAGTTTTGCTGGTATCTTGTGTTTGAACAGCCGAATCCGGTACCGCAATATCCCAATTGGCTTTACCATTTTTCAAAACATGGGCAAAAATATTACCCTTAGCAATACGAATCTTTTCTATCGTTAGGTCTTCTCCAAATAAGACAGAGCTTAGGTTAAGTGCCAACTCAAAATCTTGGATTTTTAGCAGCGTATCCATCGTAAATTCGCCTTTTCCAGATACTTGTAAATTCTCCAGAGAAATCGTCATACGTGGAAAATTTGAAAATAATGACAGGTCAAAATCCTTGAAACTCACTTGGGCATTAACACGCTCATTAATGGTCTTTTGCACCACGGCAATAATTTTATCTTTAAAAAAGATGGGAATTACTGCTAATGCAGTGATGATAAGCAGAATAAAGACAAATATTCCGATAATTATTTTTTTCACGATGGCTTGATTTAGATTATGTTAAATACCGATTACAGCGAAGAATACAAATTTATAGATTTTTTTGTTTCCTGAAAGCTAAAGCGATTTGGCTGCTAAATCCTGTTTGTTCAGTGCATAATTGGCGGGCTATGCCTATCTTTGCCGTTATTTTAAAAAAACCCATGATTCGGGGGATTATTATTGGAATTCTGTTGGTACTTACGTTGGGTTTTGGAGTACTGATTGGCTTAAAACTAAATCAATTCTGGCCGGACACTACCTATAATAATCCAGACGGTAAATTCTCTGAAGTATTACAACTCCTTAATTATTATTATATTAAACCATTAAATGACCAGACTCTTACCGATGAGGCCATTTCTTGTATGCTTAAAAGCATAGATCCACATACTTTTTATATTCCCAAAAGCGAAATGGAGGAGGTTGAAGACCAGATGAGTGGAAGTTTTGACGGTATCGGGATTGAGTTTCAGATTATTGATGATACGCTGTATGTAGTTACACCTTTATCCGGTGGCCCCAGTGAACGAGCTGGCATCCAGATGGGTGATAGAATCATCACAATTGAGGGAGAAAATGTGGCCGGTGTTAAAATCACCAGCAACGACGTAGTCAAAAAATTACGGGGTAAAAAGGGAACTTTGGTAAAAATTGAAGTCCGAAGACATGGTTTTTCCAAACTATTACCATTTACCTTGACCCGCGATGCCATTCCGGTTCATTCCGTAGATTTCAGCTATTTAGTCAATGATACCTTAGGTTACATCAAAGTAAGCCGTTTTGCCGAAACTACCTACAAAGAGTTTCGGGATAACCTCAATAATCTCAAAAAACAAGGAATGAAGCATCTATTGCTTGATTTACGGGGAAACCCAGGCGGTTACCTGCAAATGGCTGAATATATGGCAGATGCTTTTCTGAAAGAAAATAAATTGATTGTTTATACAGAAGGCAGAACTCCGGAGAGCAAAAGCCGGTATGAGGCTACCGCTGAAATAGCCGATTTTGAAAACGGTGCCTTGATAGTTCTAATAGACCAAGGTTCTGCTTCGGCCAGCGAAATTGTTTCGGGAGCCGTTCAGGATTGGGACAGAGGAATTATCGTAGGTACACGCTCTTTTGGCAAAGGATTGGTGCAAACCCAACGAAAACTGAAAGACGGATCTGCCGTCAGAATCGTTGTATCCCGCTACTTT
Proteins encoded in this region:
- a CDS encoding AsmA family protein, giving the protein MKKIIIGIFVFILLIITALAVIPIFFKDKIIAVVQKTINERVNAQVSFKDFDLSLFSNFPRMTISLENLQVSGKGEFTMDTLLKIQDFELALNLSSVLFGEDLTIEKIRIAKGNIFAHVLKNGKANWDIAVPDSAVQTQDTSKTTFKLKLAAYALADLNIRYWDETMPLNAQLTNLNHRGSGDFTESLFDLSTKTDIQKLLVEFDGTRYLNQVAFKADVNLGIDLNKNQYSFKDNFFEINDLKIGLQGNIAMPGEDIALDISLKALKTEFQSVLSLVPGIYTESFKDLKTEGKFELTASAKGIYNKNTLPTIAAKLGIENGFFKYPELPEPVSKVNVTASVNLPNGNIEALELKIPQFHAEIGKNPIDLKLNSTGMKTINLDATLKANADLATLSKVIPLEKTVMKGTLFADVEAKGTYSPNQYPQVKAKISLENGFYQSADFPMAIENLNLSMTADNPTGQLKDMRIDLTNFHAELDKQPIDGKLIASNMEDINYELFLKGKLDLEKLIKVYPLEGTQMKGILIADIQSQGKQSAATSGKYDQLPTSGTLQISDFSYKSTALPQGITIQSADLKFSPKDIALSSYQGTVGKSDIALNGAISNYIAYVLSDAPIKGNLTLNSRKFDANEWISSQEVPENSSADSVSSLTVVDIPANIDFLLQANIDQILYDNLKINEFKSGVLIKDKTVRLVDAGFNVLGGRMVANGTYSTKDIAKPTIDFGLTLSQLSFKETYDAFYTMQRFVPIAQNIAGKFNANLHFSTLLRQDMMPDLGTLSASGLVETIDAILSDFPVLNKMQDYTKISHFSTINIGNTRAKFTIADGKLNLEPMDIKFSDYQMNVAGYTALDQSIKYVLKMDVPTGAVGAAAVSAITKFTGQNINAPQRLKFDLFLGGTIKNPTITGGAVGNSAANTVKEQVTNEIKNQVNEQTERAKQEAERIRKEAEDKARAEADRIRKEAENKARAEADRAKKEAEQRAKEEAERLKREAENKLKDKFRWPK
- a CDS encoding S41 family peptidase; amino-acid sequence: MPIFAVILKKPMIRGIIIGILLVLTLGFGVLIGLKLNQFWPDTTYNNPDGKFSEVLQLLNYYYIKPLNDQTLTDEAISCMLKSIDPHTFYIPKSEMEEVEDQMSGSFDGIGIEFQIIDDTLYVVTPLSGGPSERAGIQMGDRIITIEGENVAGVKITSNDVVKKLRGKKGTLVKIEVRRHGFSKLLPFTLTRDAIPVHSVDFSYLVNDTLGYIKVSRFAETTYKEFRDNLNNLKKQGMKHLLLDLRGNPGGYLQMAEYMADAFLKENKLIVYTEGRTPESKSRYEATAEIADFENGALIVLIDQGSASASEIVSGAVQDWDRGIIVGTRSFGKGLVQTQRKLKDGSAVRIVVSRYFTPSGRCIQKPFETSTEEYQNEVYKRIETGELYDESKIKFPDSLKYKTHKGRTVYGGGGIMPDFFTPKDTTSWSETLSEFLANGLFRQFAIRYAEANPQLKKQYLNGLAFAKQFQPTPEMLQEMLNFAKQQKIEIKKEDLTTSKLLINNYLKAYIGRAYFNDAGFYPSLHQQDNTFLRGVSLLPEAIKLIQNENPMP